The Cohaesibacter intestini genome segment GGCGCTGCAAACCATCCTGTGAGCCACACAGGTCGCATGGAATGATCGGGAATTGCATCAGATCGGCAAACTTGGCCAGATCCGCTTCCTCGCAATAGGCCAGCGGCCGGAACAGCATCAGATCCCCTTCTTCATTCTTCAGCTTCGGCGGCATCGTCGCCAAACGCCCCCCATGCAGCAGATTGAGGAAGAATGTCTCCAAAATATCGTCCCGATGATGACCGAGCAGCACCGCGTCACAGCCATGTTCCCGCGCCACACGATAGAGATTGCCGCGTCTGAGCCGCGAGCAGAGAGAGCAATAGGTATTGCCTTCCGGGATCTTCTCCTTGACGATCGAATAAGTGTCCTGCCGCTCGATATGATAAGGGATCTCGTGCTCTTCAAAAAAGCGCGGAAGCACGTCAGATGGGAAGCCCGGCTGCGCCTGATCCAGATTACAGGCCAACAGATCCGCATCGAGCAGACCACGCCATTTCAGATCGAGCAAGATCGCCAGAAGCGCATAGGAATCCTTGCCGCCCGACAGACAGACCAGCCATTTCTGCTTGGCGGTCGACATATTGTAATCATCCATTGCCGCGCGCACATTACGCAGAAGCCGCTTCCTCAGCTTCTTGAAGGCAACCGAACTCGGCACCTTGCGAAACATCGGATGGCACAGATCATCCTCTTCCTCACGGCTGTCAGGATCTAGAATGGCGGATGGTGAAAGCTCGGTCATGAAGCGGATTCCCGGTCAGTGAAGTCGCGCTCGCTTTAGCAAAAGCCGGAGCGAAACACAAGGCGCAGGAGGGGGCGAGGAAAGGACCAGAACAGCAAAAAGGCCGCCCGCAGGCGACCTTTTCGAATTCGGTAAGCGTGTTTCCAGTCCCATTAACGGGAGTAGAATTCGACCACGAGGTTTGGTTCCATGACAACAGGGTATGGAACGTCAGCCAGCTGTGGCATCGCTTTGTAGGTAGCGACCATTTTGTTGTGATCCGCTTCGATATAGTCAGGCACATCGCGCTCGGCCAGCTGGGTGGCTTCCAGAACGATAGCGAGCTGCTTGGAACGATCACGCACTTCCACGACATCGCCAACTTTCAGGCGGTAGGAAGGAATGTTGACGCGCTTGCCGTTCACTTTGACATGGCCGTGGTTGACGAACTGACGAGCAGCGAACACGGTAGGAACGAATTTTGCGCGGTATACGATCGCGTCCAGACGGGACTCGAGCAGACCAATCAGGTTCTCGGAGGTATCGCCCTTGATGCGGCTTGCTTCTTTGTAGATGCGCAGGAAGTGCTTCTCGGAGATGTTGCCGTAGTAGCCTTTCAGCTTCTGCTTTGCGCGGAGCTGCAGACCAAAGTCAGACAGTTTGCCTTTACGGCGCTGACCATGCTGGCCTGGGCCATATTCACGACGATTAACTGGAGACTTAGGACGGCCCCAGATATTTTCGCCCATACGGCGGTCAATTTTGTATTTCTGCGAATGGCGCTTAGACATCGCGTGTTTTCCTTTTGGCTTCTTTTTGTAAGAAAACGCGCCCCTCCTAGAAACAAGACCCGAAAAAGGTCAGCTTCGACAGAGACAAGAAGATGCGCCCCTCTCGTCTCACGGGTGCGTTAAAATCAAAGGGGGCCCATCAGGAGCCCCGCAGCGATTGACAGGTGTTTAGTGGGTTTACCGGCGGGAGTCAAACACCTTGAAGGCAAAATCTGCACTTTTTGGGGCTTTTTCGCATTTTTCAAAGCCCCTGGAGAGCCCTTTTGCTCTTTATGCAGCCCGTTCAACCAAAGCCGCCCAGGCGCGTTCCAGACGCGCTTGCCCATCCCCTGTCGCCAGAAAACGGATCCGCTCGGTGATTTGTGCGGCACCGAGCCGTTCGCCCGCCAGGCAATCCTGCCATTCCTGTTGCAGCAAATGCATCACCCGTCGTGCCACCGCCGGTGCCGGATCAAGCCACAGAACGGGGTGCTCCACCACCTTCTGCAGCATGGGCAGGATCAACGGATAATGAGTGCAGCCCAACACCACGACATCAATCGTTGCCGAATTTGGCCCCTCAAACAAAGCCACTATGTCAGCCCGAAGGACATCGAGATCACAGAAGCCTTCCAGCACAAAACGTTCCGCAAGCCCGGCCAGCCGATGACAGGCAATCAGATCAACCTCACAGCCCTGCGCATGATCGCGCACCAAGTCCCGCGTCAACGACCGACGGATAGTGCCCGGTGTCGCCAAGACCGCGAAATGCCCGCTATGGCTCGCCCGCGCCGCGGGTTTGATGCCCGGCACAATTCCGACAATCGGGATTGGGAATGCGGCCCGCAGCCGCTCGAGCGCAACGGTCGAGGCGGTGTTGCAAGCAATGACAATCAGATCGGGGGCAATATCCGCGCAAGCCGCCGCCAGCAAGACCTCCAGCCCGTCGATCAGCGCTTCGTCACGCAAATCCCCATAGGGGAAGCGGGCATCATCGGCCAGATAGACATAATCCGCATAAGGTAGGGTGGCGACCAGCGCCGAAAGCACTGACAAGCCACCAAAGCCGGAATCAAACACCAATATGCGTGGATCTTTTGCGCGACGCATGGGATTCTCCGATCCATCCTGAGACCGTTCGACCGGAATGGCCTCTAGCGATGATTGCGCTCATGACGCCGTTGCAAAGCCGCAATCACGCCACGCAACGTGCGGACTTCCTGTTCCGCCCAGTCGCCCTTCTGCATAATGGTTCGCAGGTTGCGCACCATATGCTCGCGCTTTTCTGGGGGGCGGAAGAAATTGACCTCATCAAGCGCCTCTTCCAGATGGTTGAACAAATACACCATGTCGTCCTTGCTGGCACGCGGGACGTCCGGCGTCTCGAACGGCAAGGAACCAGCCCGCTCACCGCCCGACATGCGCCATTCATAACAGATGATCAGAACGGCCTGCGCAATATTCAGCGACGCAAAATCCGGATCCACCGGCAACGTCAGAATTTCGTTGGCCAGCACCACTTCGTCATTGTTGAGGCCCCAACGCTCACGCCCAAACAATATGCCGACCTTACCGCCTTTTGCCACTTCCTGCCGCATGATCTGGGCGGCTTCCACCGGGTGGCGCACGGTCTTGAGCATATCCCGCTGGCGGGCAGTCGTGGCATAGACAAAATCGAGATCGGCCAGTGCTTCTTCGAGGGTGTCAAAAATCTCGGTCTTCTCGATCACATGATCGGCGCGGCTCGCAGCGTTGCGGGCCTTCTCGCTCGGCCAGCCGTCACGCGGCCGCACCAGCCGCAAGTCGGTTACACCAAAATTGGCCATGGCGCGCGCCGCCGTTCCGATATTCTCACCCAATTGGGGCTCGACCAGAATGATCACCGGGTCCATTCGATTTCCGTCTTTCTCTTAAGAGTCTGCTTTAATGTGTTGGCCCGTGTAGTGACCGAATCCGCCCCGCATTGCAAGACCCCTGCCCCGATTGACGAGATCAGGGGAAAAATTCTGTGCGGGAAACTGCGATTTTGCGCTGATTGTCGACTAAGTATGGCCCCATCTGCCCTATGCCACGCCTTCGACCAATGCTATAGCAGCCTCACACTCACTTACCGCTTGGTCAGGGGTGGCAGCAACTTGGCCCCATCTGGAAAACTGCCGCTCATGTGACCCGGCTTCTCAAAGACGAGGTCTGAGACATGTCGAAAATCAAGGTAGACAACCCTGTCGTGGAACTGGACGGCGATGAAATGACCCGGATTATCTGGGATCTGATCAAGACAAAGCTGATCCTTCCCTATCTGGACATTGATCTGAAATATTACGATTTGGGCATTGAGGAACGCGACAGAACCGACGACAAGATCACAGTCGACGCGGCGGAAGCCATCAAGGAACATGGCGTCGGGATCAAATGTGCCACCATCACCCCGGACGAACAACGCGTCGAGGAATTCAACCTCAAACGCATGTATCGGTCGCCAAACGGCACCATCCGCAACATTCTTGGCGGTGTCGTCTTCCGCCAGCCGATCATCTGCCGCAATGTGCCGCGCCTCGTGCCGGGCTGGACCAAGCCGATCGTCATTGGTCGCCATGCATTCGGCGATCAGTATCGCGCGACCGACTTCCTGTTCCCGGGCAAGGGCAAACTGACCATGAAGTTTGTCGGTGAAGACGGCACAATCATCGAAAAGGAAGTCTATGACGCGCCTGCCGCCGGCGTGGCGATGGGCATGTACAATCTGGACGAATCCATCCGCGATTTCGCCAGAGCCTCCTTCAATTATGGTCTCAATATTGGCTGGCCGGTTTTCCTGTCGACAAAGAACACCATCCTTAAAGCCTATGACGGCCGCTTCAAGGATCTGTTCCAGGAAGTCTATGAGCAAGAATTTGAAGCAGACTTCAAGAAAAAGGGCATCCATTACGAGCATCGCCTGATCGACGACATGGTCGCCTGCTGCATGAAATGGAATGGCGGTTTTGTCTGGGCCACCAAGAATTATGACGGCGACGTCCAGTCAGACACGGTGGCGCAGGGCTTCGGATCGCTCGGCCTGATGACCTCGCAACTGATGACTCCGGACGGCAGAATCGTTGAAGCCGAAGCGGCCCACGGTACGGTCACCCGTCACTACCGCCAACATCAACGCGGCGAAGAGACCTCCACCAACTCCATCGCCTCGATCTTTGCATGGACCGGTGGCCTGAAGCA includes the following:
- a CDS encoding NADP-dependent isocitrate dehydrogenase — its product is MSKIKVDNPVVELDGDEMTRIIWDLIKTKLILPYLDIDLKYYDLGIEERDRTDDKITVDAAEAIKEHGVGIKCATITPDEQRVEEFNLKRMYRSPNGTIRNILGGVVFRQPIICRNVPRLVPGWTKPIVIGRHAFGDQYRATDFLFPGKGKLTMKFVGEDGTIIEKEVYDAPAAGVAMGMYNLDESIRDFARASFNYGLNIGWPVFLSTKNTILKAYDGRFKDLFQEVYEQEFEADFKKKGIHYEHRLIDDMVACCMKWNGGFVWATKNYDGDVQSDTVAQGFGSLGLMTSQLMTPDGRIVEAEAAHGTVTRHYRQHQRGEETSTNSIASIFAWTGGLKHRAKLDENMGLAAFASTLEKVIVETVESGQMTKDLALLVGPDQHWLSTTGFLDAVDQNLQKAMG
- the murI gene encoding glutamate racemase; this translates as MRRAKDPRILVFDSGFGGLSVLSALVATLPYADYVYLADDARFPYGDLRDEALIDGLEVLLAAACADIAPDLIVIACNTASTVALERLRAAFPIPIVGIVPGIKPAARASHSGHFAVLATPGTIRRSLTRDLVRDHAQGCEVDLIACHRLAGLAERFVLEGFCDLDVLRADIVALFEGPNSATIDVVVLGCTHYPLILPMLQKVVEHPVLWLDPAPAVARRVMHLLQQEWQDCLAGERLGAAQITERIRFLATGDGQARLERAWAALVERAA
- a CDS encoding RNA methyltransferase; translated protein: MDPVIILVEPQLGENIGTAARAMANFGVTDLRLVRPRDGWPSEKARNAASRADHVIEKTEIFDTLEEALADLDFVYATTARQRDMLKTVRHPVEAAQIMRQEVAKGGKVGILFGRERWGLNNDEVVLANEILTLPVDPDFASLNIAQAVLIICYEWRMSGGERAGSLPFETPDVPRASKDDMVYLFNHLEEALDEVNFFRPPEKREHMVRNLRTIMQKGDWAEQEVRTLRGVIAALQRRHERNHR
- the ttcA gene encoding tRNA 2-thiocytidine(32) synthetase TtcA, which translates into the protein MTELSPSAILDPDSREEEDDLCHPMFRKVPSSVAFKKLRKRLLRNVRAAMDDYNMSTAKQKWLVCLSGGKDSYALLAILLDLKWRGLLDADLLACNLDQAQPGFPSDVLPRFFEEHEIPYHIERQDTYSIVKEKIPEGNTYCSLCSRLRRGNLYRVAREHGCDAVLLGHHRDDILETFFLNLLHGGRLATMPPKLKNEEGDLMLFRPLAYCEEADLAKFADLMQFPIIPCDLCGSQDGLQRQQVKSMLQGFEAQHKGRTQVMFRALSNIRPSHMLDTKLFDFAGLSVEDDCAGDDSDDNDGCGAMAALTSDFLTMHER
- the rpsD gene encoding 30S ribosomal protein S4, with protein sequence MSKRHSQKYKIDRRMGENIWGRPKSPVNRREYGPGQHGQRRKGKLSDFGLQLRAKQKLKGYYGNISEKHFLRIYKEASRIKGDTSENLIGLLESRLDAIVYRAKFVPTVFAARQFVNHGHVKVNGKRVNIPSYRLKVGDVVEVRDRSKQLAIVLEATQLAERDVPDYIEADHNKMVATYKAMPQLADVPYPVVMEPNLVVEFYSR